A portion of the Intestinibacillus sp. Marseille-P6563 genome contains these proteins:
- the hslO gene encoding Hsp33 family molecular chaperone HslO, whose product MDKRIRAIAANAAIQITAVTSTETIERARMIHKTLPTATAALGRVLTICSMMGSQLKVDDGSVTVQFKGNGPLGSVVCVSDSEGNVRGYLQNPACDLPLRPDGKLNVGAGIGQGYVMVIKDIGLKDPVTGTTVLVNGEIAEDMTRYFAESEQIPSACALGVLVGTDQHVLQAGGYLVQLMPGCLDEDIDRLEKNIQQAGAMTTMLEKGMSLQDIVRTILDGFEVEFLEESSFEYRCNCSRDKVIRALISMGRKELTGLLEDEKETEITCQFCDKVYRFSNEEIQNILNQV is encoded by the coding sequence ATGGATAAACGTATTCGTGCAATTGCTGCTAATGCAGCGATTCAAATCACGGCTGTCACCAGTACGGAGACCATAGAACGAGCACGCATGATTCACAAAACCTTGCCTACGGCAACCGCCGCTCTAGGACGGGTTCTCACGATTTGTTCTATGATGGGCAGCCAATTAAAAGTGGACGATGGGTCGGTAACCGTTCAATTCAAGGGAAATGGTCCCCTTGGGTCGGTTGTTTGCGTATCCGATTCAGAAGGCAATGTTCGTGGGTATCTGCAAAATCCTGCATGTGATTTGCCCCTGCGTCCGGATGGCAAATTAAATGTTGGTGCTGGTATCGGCCAAGGTTATGTCATGGTAATCAAAGATATCGGGTTAAAAGATCCTGTAACCGGGACGACGGTTTTAGTCAATGGCGAAATTGCCGAGGACATGACCCGTTACTTTGCCGAGAGCGAGCAAATTCCTTCGGCCTGTGCACTGGGTGTTCTAGTTGGCACAGATCAACATGTATTGCAGGCTGGGGGATATCTGGTGCAGCTCATGCCGGGTTGCCTAGATGAAGATATTGACCGGCTAGAGAAAAATATTCAGCAAGCTGGTGCAATGACTACCATGCTGGAAAAGGGTATGAGCTTGCAGGATATTGTTCGGACTATTTTGGATGGATTCGAAGTTGAATTTTTGGAAGAATCCTCTTTTGAATATCGCTGCAATTGTAGTCGAGATAAAGTAATCCGTGCCCTGATCAGCATGGGACGTAAAGAATTAACGGGCCTGTTGGAGGATGAAAAAGAAACCGAAATCACTTGCCAGTTCTGTGACAAAGTTTATCGGTTCTCCAATGAAGAAATTCAAAATATTTTAAATCAAGTGTAA
- a CDS encoding class I SAM-dependent DNA methyltransferase, translated as MDSYRFLSSYYDRFTEDVGYSQWADFFEQIFAQAGLSPHLILDLACGTGSLSAELACRGFEMIGVDASEEMLMQAMDHTIDLEPRPIFLNQRMEDLDLYGTVDACVCCLDSINYITDISTLREAFRRVELFLEPGGIFIFDVNTKHKFDSMHGECYVREDEDVFCVWQADFNGDLCHYDFDIFVRSGEQWSRYQEEHVEKYYSLSCLKEMLDEIGFTQIEVYPELQIATLDQEALDRENRVFISARKRK; from the coding sequence ATGGATAGTTATCGCTTTCTTTCTTCTTATTATGATCGTTTTACCGAGGACGTAGGATATTCCCAGTGGGCGGATTTCTTTGAGCAGATTTTTGCACAAGCAGGACTTTCGCCACATTTGATTTTGGATTTGGCCTGCGGTACGGGTAGCCTGTCCGCAGAACTGGCCTGCAGAGGCTTTGAAATGATTGGTGTGGATGCATCTGAGGAGATGCTGATGCAAGCCATGGACCACACCATTGATTTAGAGCCCCGGCCAATCTTTCTCAATCAGCGCATGGAAGACTTGGACTTGTACGGTACCGTAGATGCCTGTGTCTGCTGTTTGGATAGCATCAACTATATTACGGATATCTCCACGCTCCGAGAGGCGTTTCGGCGTGTGGAGTTATTTTTAGAGCCCGGCGGTATTTTTATTTTTGATGTAAATACAAAACACAAGTTTGATTCCATGCACGGGGAGTGCTATGTCCGGGAAGACGAAGATGTATTTTGTGTGTGGCAGGCTGATTTCAATGGTGACCTTTGTCACTATGATTTTGATATTTTCGTTCGTTCAGGTGAACAATGGTCACGTTACCAAGAAGAACATGTAGAGAAATATTATAGCTTATCTTGTTTAAAAGAAATGCTGGACGAAATTGGCTTTACCCAAATCGAGGTATATCCCGAATTGCAAATTGCAACGCTAGACCAAGAAGCACTCGACCGAGAAAATCGAGTTTTTATCTCAGCAAGAAAGAGGAAATAA
- a CDS encoding YerC/YecD family TrpR-related protein, with protein MNSKLKDGHMDELFTGILSLNTVEECYNFFEDLCTITELRAMAQRFQVAKMLDQGQIYSDIVRETGASTATISRVNKCLIYGTDGYRMVLDRTKEK; from the coding sequence ATGAATAGCAAATTGAAAGATGGACATATGGACGAATTGTTTACTGGCATCCTGTCCCTGAATACTGTCGAAGAATGCTATAATTTCTTCGAAGATTTATGTACGATCACCGAGCTGCGCGCCATGGCACAGCGTTTCCAAGTGGCCAAAATGCTGGATCAAGGGCAGATTTACAGCGATATTGTTCGTGAAACTGGAGCCAGCACAGCCACTATCAGCCGTGTGAACAAGTGCCTGATTTACGGCACCGATGGATATCGTATGGTTCTGGACCGTACGAAGGAGAAATAA
- a CDS encoding ATP-binding protein yields MIKRETYMSRIRPFIGSDLVKVLTGIRRSGKSVMLDLIKEELCASGADSSQFISINFENMSNAYLCTATALHDEIIHRASEIEGKVYLFFDEIQEVDAWEKCINSFRVELDCDIYITGSNAKLLSGELATYLAGRYVEFVIYPFSFAEFIELYHTIYPDADIRQCFSKYLTTGGMPYLSNLRYDETASRQYLRDLFNSVELKDVVKRNNIRDIDMLERIIAYVTSNIGTTFSSTAISKYLKSEGRSVSPETVLGYIRACTEAFLFYQVKRQDLQGKKILTVNEKYYVADHGIREAVFGGNMKDINLVLENIIYMELLRRGYAVTIGKVGDKEIDFVCEDQGQKLYIQVAYLLASEDTIEREFGVYDRVRDNYPKYVVTLDEYDMSRNGIKHRNIRDFLLQEEWN; encoded by the coding sequence ATGATTAAGCGAGAAACCTATATGAGCCGTATCCGTCCTTTCATCGGAAGCGACTTGGTAAAAGTCCTGACTGGTATCCGGCGAAGTGGAAAGTCGGTCATGCTGGACCTGATCAAAGAGGAACTGTGCGCCTCCGGCGCAGACAGCAGCCAGTTTATTTCTATCAATTTTGAAAACATGAGTAATGCGTATCTCTGTACTGCGACGGCACTCCACGATGAGATCATCCATCGAGCCTCGGAAATTGAAGGCAAGGTCTATCTCTTCTTTGATGAGATACAGGAGGTGGATGCATGGGAAAAATGCATCAATTCCTTCCGGGTAGAACTGGACTGTGATATTTATATCACCGGCTCTAATGCCAAACTGCTTTCTGGTGAGTTGGCGACCTATCTGGCCGGGCGGTATGTGGAGTTTGTAATCTATCCATTCTCCTTTGCGGAATTTATCGAGCTGTACCATACGATCTACCCGGATGCGGATATTCGTCAGTGCTTCAGCAAGTATCTGACCACAGGCGGTATGCCATATCTGTCCAACCTGCGCTATGATGAAACGGCCAGCCGTCAATATCTGCGGGACTTATTCAACTCTGTAGAACTCAAAGATGTTGTTAAGCGAAACAACATCCGGGATATAGACATGCTGGAACGGATCATTGCCTATGTCACCTCCAATATCGGAACCACCTTTTCCTCTACTGCCATTTCCAAGTATCTGAAAAGCGAAGGCCGTTCCGTATCGCCGGAGACGGTGTTGGGTTACATCCGGGCTTGCACCGAAGCCTTTCTATTCTATCAGGTGAAGCGTCAGGATTTACAGGGCAAGAAGATTCTCACTGTCAATGAGAAATACTATGTAGCCGATCATGGCATCCGGGAAGCTGTGTTCGGTGGTAACATGAAGGATATCAATCTGGTTTTGGAGAACATTATTTACATGGAGCTCCTGCGCCGGGGCTATGCCGTTACCATCGGCAAGGTGGGTGATAAGGAGATCGACTTTGTGTGTGAGGATCAGGGGCAGAAGCTGTATATACAGGTCGCATACCTGCTGGCCTCGGAAGATACCATAGAGCGGGAGTTTGGCGTCTATGACCGTGTTCGCGATAACTATCCCAAATACGTCGTCACCTTGGACGAATATGATATGAGCCGCAACGGAATTAAGCATCGGAATATCCGAGACTTTCTGCTGCAAGAGGAATGGAACTAA
- a CDS encoding type II toxin-antitoxin system Phd/YefM family antitoxin, translating into MNINTKNLVSITEANQNFSKVARLVDESGAVVILKNNVPRYLVMEFSAAEQEQLAADEDVMSISKRLIEKNRQAYEVLAK; encoded by the coding sequence ATGAACATCAACACCAAAAACCTGGTCTCCATTACGGAAGCAAACCAGAATTTTTCTAAAGTTGCCCGCCTTGTTGACGAAAGCGGTGCTGTCGTCATTTTAAAAAATAACGTTCCCCGGTATCTTGTCATGGAATTCAGCGCCGCCGAACAGGAGCAGCTTGCTGCCGATGAGGATGTCATGTCCATTTCAAAACGTCTGATAGAAAAAAACCGTCAGGCCTATGAGGTACTTGCCAAATGA
- a CDS encoding type II toxin-antitoxin system death-on-curing family toxin encodes MIRLSKSQILLLHEQLIAATGGSSGLRDEGMLDSALNAPFQTFDGKDVYPALQQKAAHLCFGLVKNHPFIDGNKRIGAHVMLVFLALNGIELQYSQTELSDVILQLAAGEIKSSDLLHWILAHQV; translated from the coding sequence ATGATCCGACTATCCAAATCACAGATACTTCTGCTGCATGAACAGCTCATTGCAGCGACCGGCGGCTCTTCCGGCCTGCGTGATGAAGGGATGTTGGACTCTGCACTGAACGCACCTTTCCAGACCTTTGACGGAAAAGATGTCTATCCCGCTCTTCAGCAAAAGGCAGCCCATCTCTGTTTTGGCCTTGTGAAAAACCATCCCTTCATTGATGGAAATAAACGGATTGGCGCTCACGTCATGCTGGTGTTCCTTGCTCTTAACGGTATCGAATTACAGTATTCGCAGACGGAGCTTTCCGATGTTATTCTTCAACTGGCTGCCGGAGAAATAAAATCATCCGATCTACTGCACTGGATACTTGCACATCAGGTTTAA